One Colias croceus chromosome 29, ilColCroc2.1 DNA segment encodes these proteins:
- the LOC123704318 gene encoding NADH dehydrogenase [ubiquinone] 1 alpha subcomplex assembly factor 3, translating into MLLNKLRLVGLAVKRSPVNVNTKYFSCTSSVRHKTAYEGDGKTTVRVINMEQDLGLMIDSYGTFGFRLNNGLTVLGPMAIFPRTVLSWQVHNAEEITAESLAFFRLIVPKIDLVVLGLDSKDRKTLNTVFRASREAKLNVEILPTEHACSTFNFLNAEGRSVGAAMIPPKHIEVNEDDMLVAKQHYGNLYERSDFL; encoded by the exons atgttgttaaataaacttcgACTAGTCGGCTTGGCCGTTAAGCGATCACCAGTGAATGtaaatacgaaatatttttcatgtacAAG TTCTGTTCGTCACAAAACAGCATATGAGGGTGACGGCAAAACCACAGTGCGGGTTATCAATATGGAACAGGATCTTGGTCTGATGATAGACTCCTATGGAACG TTTGGTTTCCGTTTAAACAATGGACTTACAGTACTCGGTCCTATGGCTATATTTCCAAG aACAGTGCTCTCTTGGCAAGTCCACAACGCAGAAGAAATAACAGCAGAGTCTCTCGCGTTCTTTAGATTGATTGTCCCGAAGATTGACCTTGTG gtCTTAGGTCTGGACTCAAAAGATCGTAAGACATTAAACACAGTGTTTAGAGCGAGTCGGGAAGCGAAACTCAATGTTGAGATATTGCCGACTGAACACGCGTGCTCAACATTCAACTTTCTCAACGCTGAGGGCAG atCAGTAGGCGCCGCGATGATTCCACCAAAACATATAGAAGTGAACGAAGACGACATGTTAGTTGCGAAACAGCACTATGGCAATTTGTACGAGCGTTCCGACTTTCTGtag
- the LOC123704321 gene encoding RNA-binding protein 26, with translation MIIENPDVFKSWLTSILEPLCDADPAALAKYVYALVKKDKPLEELREGMLDQLDVFLQQETKPFVDMLFKALDSQEYLKPVEGLKKEPSPVLEQNEVEETKLNEEVENHVPLAPQTEDKPRIRSPITAETREAREAREVREREVREGEAREREVREREAREREGREVRHRVVMPRRHPHNEHTLVKVLPTELLEEPVEAPRRRDRRGENMIRDKDDRRRRRSRSWERRARARRHPRDDKRRPPSRSPSPRGRYRNRSPPTDRLPSRSRSRSPVGVRERDGERERDRLRVPRELERDRMSRDREHRDRVSRERDRERSRDRSMSPHIETRVEHKDTFKRRCRDFDVKGYCMRGDLCEWDHGVDPVVLEDAALTRVLALPPPVPEYNPATPDIWVGGGFGAFPPQHHAQRELVPIPRVRHEVPPGAMPPQRHSAPKKNFDFNRLGAPRPPLPPKMPNCSLEVKKVPQGLNDITHLNNHFSKFGKIVNIQVCFEGDPEAALITFSNPTEANVAYKSTEAVLNNRFIKLFWHNPENKQENAAPGGGQQINKQTDNRHPMSHNKVFINRDNIKASENKLLAKEKEKEKLKETNGATDKPTPTTNTTSNTSNTNTTQSVVAADKRQQVLEMHKRAQALLQTQLSQQKLLIGRLESGNVTEQQKSALMEAINAAQEGIEKLRKELVAYNGLIKHMQEESVSRSMSRLQVSQANAKKPKTAAEAQKEILDAELDIITKQQEGQDVTELAKKIAEMRRQMAIQFPSHAGVRRIHSRGGRFNPAMRYTRATALAGAGLGAANKLPHAPGSQSVDHRPRTLLVSGFEPDDLEALQAHFAQYGEIVGRVVNLSVPELTLQYRARAHAELAALRGRHYNDRTLSITWVPNNKPLTSVVPNTASNGDAQENSKEIQSQQDRAEDALLRFDEEDEDEAEEDRTWRR, from the exons atgattattgaAAATCCAGATGTGTTTAAAAGTTGGTTGACGTCCATATTGGAACCCCT ATGCGACGCGGACCCGGCTGCACTAGCGAAGTACGTGTACGCGCTCGTGAAAAAGGACAAACCTTTGGAGGAACTGCGGGAGGGTATGCTCGACCAGCTTGATGTATTCTTGCAGCAAG AAACAAAACCGTTCGTCGACATGCTGTTCAAAGCGCTCGACAGCCAGGAGTATTTGAAGCCTGTCGAGGGTCTGAAGAAGGAGCCCTCACCTGTGTTGGAACAGAATGAAGTGGAAGAGACGAAGCTGAACGAGGAGGTGGAGAATCATG TACCACTAGCACCGCAAACAGAAGACAAACCGCGAATCCGATCCCCCATCACGGCGGAGACTAGAGAAGCGAGAGAGGCGAGAGAAGTGAGAGAGAGAGAAGTGAGAGAGGGAGAGGCGAGAGAGAGAGAGGTCAGAGAGAGAGAAGCGAGGGAGAGGGAGGGGAGGGAAGTGAGACACAGGGTTGTGATGCCGAGGAGACACCCGCACAATGAGCATACGCTTGTTaag GTATTACCCACAGAGCTTTTGGAAGAACCAGTCGAGGCTCCCAGAAGAAGAGATAGGAGAGGAGAGAATATG attagaGATAAAGACGATCGTCGCAGACGTCGTTCGCGATCTTGGGAACGGAGAGCGCGGGCCAGACGACATCCTAGAGATGATAAAag acgTCCCCCGTCCCGTTCCCCGTCCCCTCGGGGCAGGTATCGCAACAGGAGTCCGCCCACCGACAGGCTGCCTAGCCGGTCTAG ATCAAGATCGCCGGTCGGTGTGCGCGAGCGGGACGGTGAGAGGGAGCGAGACAGACTGCGCGTTCCCCGCGAGTTGGAGAGAGACAGAATGTCGAGGGACAGAGAGCACAGGGATAGGGTGTCGAGGGAGAGGGATAGAGAGAG atCACGCGACAGATCGATGTCGCCGCATATTGAGACGCGAGTCGAACACAAGGATACATTCAAACGGAGATGTAGAGATTTTGATG TGAAAGGCTACTGCATGCGTGGGGACCTGTGCGAGTGGGACCACGGAGTGGACCCCGTTGTGTTGGAGGACGCAGCCCTCACCAGAGTGTTGGCTCTGCCTCCGCCTGTGCCCG AATACAACCCAGCGACCCCAGATATTTGGGTGGGCGGTGGTTTCGGTGCATTCCCGCCCCAACATCACGCGCAACGAGAACTTGTGCCCATACCGag aGTGAGACACGAAGTGCCGCCCGGAGCGATGCCGCCGCAAAGACACTCGGCGCCGAAGAAAAACTTCGATTTTAATAGATTAG GTGCCCCCCGCCCGCCCCTGCCCCCGAAAATGCCCAACTGCTCGCTAGAAGTGAAGAAAGTGCCCCAAGGCCTCAACGATATAACGCACTTGAACAATCACTTTAGCAAGTTCGGCAAGATTGTCAATATACAG GTGTGTTTCGAAGGCGACCCGGAAGCTGCGTTGATAACTTTCTCGAATCCGACGGAAGCGAATGTAGCGTACAAGAGTACGGAGGCGGTGCTaaataatagatttattaaattattttggcaTAATCCTGAG AATAAACAAGAGAACGCCGCGCCCGGTGGCGGGCAAcagataaacaaacaaacggaCAACAGACACCCGATGTCGCACAACAAAGTGTTCATAAACAGAGATAATATCAAAGCGAGCGAGAATAAACTGTTGGCGAAGGAGAAGGAGAAAGAGAAG CTAAAAGAAACGAACGGTGCTACCGACAAACCTACCCCCACAACCAACACAACAAGCAACACAAGCAACACGAACACAACGCAAAGTGTTGTCGCCGCGGACAAGAGGCAGCAAGTGCTCGAGATGCACAAGCGGGCGCAGGCGCTGCTGCAGACGCAGCTCTCGCAGCAGAAGCTGCTCATCGGCCGGCTCGAGAGCG GTAATGTCACGGAACAGCAGAAGAGCGCACTGATGGAGGCGATAAACGCGGCTCAGGAGGGTATAGAGAAGCTACGAAAGGAATTAGTGGCTTACAACGGCTTGATTAAGCATATGCAG gAGGAGAGTGTTTCCCGCTCAATGTCGCGTCTACAAGTGAGCCAG GCTAACGCTAAGAAACCGAAGACTGCTGCGGAGGCTCAAAAGGAAATACTGGATGCTGAATTGGACATTATAACTAAACAGcag GAAGGCCAAGATGTCACAGAACTAGCGAAGAAAATAGCGGAAATGCGCCGCCAGATGGCGATACAGTTCCCATCGCATGCTGGCGTGCGGAGGATACACTCTAG AGGGGGCAGATTTAACCCGGCCATGCGGTACACGCGAGCCACAGCACTAGCCGGGGCAGGTTTAGGGGCAGCCAACAAATTGCCCCACGCCCCGGGCAGTCAGTCGGTAGACCACAGACCGCGCACTTTGCTCGTGTCGGGATTCGAACCGGACGACTTGGAAGCGCTGCAAGCGCACTTTGCG CAATACGGAGAGATAGTAGGTCGTGTAGTGAACCTCTCGGTCCCGGAGCTGACGCTGCAGTACCGGGCTCGAGCGCACGCTGAGCTCGCGGCGTTGCGCGGCCGCCACTATAACGATAGGACGCTGTCG ATAACATGGGTGCCGAACAACAAG
- the LOC123704320 gene encoding enhancer of rudimentary homolog — MSHTILLVQPGSKPETRTYSDYESVNDCMEGVCKIYEEHLKRRNPNTPTITYDISQLFDFIDQLADLSCLVYQKSTNTYAPYNKDWIKEKIYVLLRQAAGQSV; from the exons ATG TctcatacaatattattagtgCAACCGGGTTCCAAGCCTGAAACACGGACCTACTCGGACTACGAAAGCGTAAATGATTGTATGGAGGGTGTATGTAAGATATACGAAGAGCATTTAAAACGACGAAATCCAAATACACCCACAATTACTTACGATATATCGCAGTTATTCGACTTTATCGACCAA TTGGCCGACCTCAGTTGCCTGGTATACCAAAAATCGACGAACACCTACGCTCCATACAACAAAGATTGGATAAAAGAGAAGATATATGTTCTTCTACGTCAAGCGGCCGGGCAGagtgtttaa